Proteins encoded by one window of Clostridium cagae:
- a CDS encoding DnaJ domain-containing protein has protein sequence MTDYHKILGVEKNASKKEIKEAYEKQVEKIKKEVINEKRLKQFLKVFDEAYEALNSIEENLIMDKDQTLIIQPKEIEKEQAVNNGRSLVSRNKSKSRSKNTNSKKRDTSKKSFSENKDKKNKLNDNREEKSRKQKVVEKSPKSDSKQIFDLFMLPLKILVLPFIAVLSIIVLICQVINVVSWIASKVLIVGSISIGAIHLYQVKMGQVMNYNILILAASVLLVSFFLPYILKLLLTIFQKLNNVLKDFVF, from the coding sequence ATGACAGATTATCATAAAATATTAGGTGTAGAAAAAAATGCATCAAAAAAAGAAATAAAAGAAGCATATGAAAAACAAGTAGAGAAAATTAAAAAAGAAGTAATTAACGAAAAACGACTTAAGCAATTTTTGAAAGTATTTGATGAGGCATATGAAGCTTTAAATAGTATAGAAGAAAATTTGATAATGGATAAAGATCAAACATTAATCATTCAACCAAAAGAGATAGAAAAAGAGCAGGCGGTTAATAATGGGAGAAGTCTGGTTTCTAGAAATAAATCTAAAAGCAGAAGTAAAAATACTAACTCAAAGAAGAGAGACACAAGTAAAAAGTCATTTTCAGAAAACAAAGATAAGAAGAATAAGTTAAATGATAATAGAGAAGAAAAATCTAGAAAACAAAAAGTGGTTGAAAAAAGTCCTAAAAGTGATTCTAAACAAATATTTGATTTGTTTATGTTACCATTAAAGATACTAGTTTTACCTTTCATAGCAGTGCTATCAATAATAGTATTAATATGCCAGGTTATAAATGTAGTTTCATGGATAGCATCTAAAGTATTAATAGTTGGATCTATATCAATAGGAGCTATACATTTATATCAAGTTAAAATGGGACAGGTTATGAATTACAATATATTGATTTTAGCAGCTTCAGTATTGTTAGTATCATTCTTTTTACCTTATATATTAAAGCTTCTATTAACAATTTTTCAAAAGTTAAATAATGTGTTAAAGGACTTTGTTTTTTAA
- a CDS encoding MFS transporter encodes MNIKNSVIFTKKELLYFCIQRFAFGFSYSFMIPIIPLFFNSLGLSTLVIGRVMSLHGVGKALTQMPSGVVSDKIGDKLLLIISYGLLSCMPFSYTFASSKVMACIIYIIQGALLGISAPATFSVLSRSLDENKRGESTGYASAVFTLGGAVGALIGGFIVTKLGNYNFAFYLSSVGIVLSIIFVAIKIKKPETKVRKSNKSKDSQGSSIKDVIKTKKYNKFAPKIILLGAIAFLGDFIYGCIVSIFPFYGQEVLGASAFYTCIIISVYLFVFGVFAPVGGWSSDKIGVKKQLFLSFIVMNSSLFLLSFIRGIIVFTIIIIVYFLGATFLNSALQNSLLKFGDKPEIKSIVFGFVGACESLGYAVSPIVSSFVYELNKRYLFGMLLVSSLIVFITFLILYKKAFSLKLS; translated from the coding sequence ATGAATATTAAAAATAGTGTTATATTTACTAAAAAAGAACTTTTGTATTTTTGTATACAGCGTTTTGCTTTTGGATTCAGTTATAGTTTTATGATACCGATAATACCTTTATTTTTTAATTCATTAGGATTAAGTACATTAGTTATAGGCAGAGTAATGTCGTTACATGGAGTAGGTAAGGCGCTCACACAAATGCCTTCTGGGGTAGTATCGGATAAAATAGGAGATAAACTGCTCCTTATAATTTCATATGGATTATTATCATGTATGCCATTTTCATATACTTTTGCAAGTAGCAAAGTCATGGCTTGTATTATTTATATAATACAAGGAGCTTTACTTGGAATATCAGCACCAGCAACATTTTCAGTCTTATCCAGATCTTTAGATGAAAATAAAAGAGGTGAATCTACAGGGTATGCAAGTGCTGTTTTTACACTTGGAGGAGCTGTGGGTGCTCTTATAGGTGGATTTATAGTTACAAAGTTAGGTAATTATAATTTTGCATTTTATTTATCATCTGTTGGAATTGTACTTTCCATTATATTTGTTGCTATTAAAATAAAAAAGCCAGAAACAAAAGTCAGGAAATCTAATAAAAGTAAAGATAGCCAAGGAAGTAGTATAAAAGATGTTATAAAAACTAAAAAATATAACAAGTTTGCACCAAAAATTATTCTTCTTGGAGCAATTGCATTTTTAGGTGATTTTATTTATGGATGTATAGTATCAATTTTCCCGTTTTATGGTCAAGAAGTACTAGGCGCATCAGCTTTTTATACATGTATAATAATTTCGGTTTACTTATTTGTATTTGGTGTTTTTGCCCCAGTGGGAGGATGGAGTAGTGATAAAATAGGAGTAAAGAAACAGTTGTTTTTATCATTTATAGTTATGAATAGCTCACTTTTTTTATTATCTTTTATAAGAGGCATAATAGTTTTCACTATAATTATTATAGTATATTTTTTAGGTGCCACTTTTCTTAATTCAGCATTGCAAAATTCACTACTTAAGTTTGGAGATAAACCAGAGATAAAAAGTATAGTTTTTGGATTTGTAGGAGCATGTGAGTCCTTAGGATATGCAGTATCACCAATTGTATCTTCTTTTGTCTATGAGTTAAATAAAAGATATCTTTTTGGTATGTTGTTAGTCTCTTCGCTAATAGTATTTATAACTTTTTTAATATTATATAAAAAAGCATTTAGCTTAAAACTTTCTTAA
- a CDS encoding L-cysteine desulfidase family protein: protein MKKNDKTYNAYVQILKEELVPAMGCTEPIAIAYAGAKAREVLGEIPTKCEIKVSGNIIKNVKSVIVPNTNGLKGIEAALAAGITVGNETAVLEVLANVQDKDKLKIKNYIDNNEIRVIPSDNNIKFYIGVTLYSKSSYVKLIIENYHTNIVHIEMDEKIIFESGSEQDNTAGITDRSLLNVKDIVEFADIVCIDDIKDTITRQIEYNMAISKEGLTGNWGAQIGKVLLKTYGDDIKIRAKAAAAAGSDARMSGCELPVIIVSGSGNQGMTASIPVIEYAKELNTSDEKLYRSLIVSNLITIHQKTGIGRLSAFCGAVSAGCGAGAGIAYLNGGDTKIVSHTIVNALAIVSGIICDGAKSSCAAKIAAAVDAGILGYHMYLNGQQFYSGDGIVAKDADNTIDNVGRMAREGMKETDKEILKIMVGQ from the coding sequence ATGAAAAAAAATGATAAAACTTATAATGCTTATGTTCAAATATTAAAAGAAGAATTAGTTCCAGCCATGGGATGCACAGAACCAATTGCAATAGCTTATGCAGGTGCAAAAGCTAGAGAGGTTTTAGGGGAAATACCTACAAAATGTGAAATTAAGGTAAGTGGCAATATTATTAAAAATGTAAAAAGTGTTATTGTACCAAATACAAATGGATTAAAGGGGATAGAAGCAGCACTGGCAGCAGGAATCACAGTAGGTAATGAAACAGCAGTCTTAGAAGTACTTGCCAATGTACAAGATAAAGATAAATTGAAAATAAAGAATTATATAGATAATAATGAAATAAGGGTAATTCCAAGTGATAACAATATAAAATTTTATATTGGAGTAACACTTTATAGCAAATCATCTTATGTAAAATTAATAATTGAAAATTATCATACTAATATTGTTCACATTGAAATGGATGAAAAAATAATCTTTGAATCAGGTAGTGAACAAGATAATACTGCTGGTATTACAGACAGAAGTCTTTTAAATGTTAAAGATATTGTTGAATTTGCAGACATAGTATGCATTGATGATATAAAAGATACTATAACTCGCCAAATTGAGTATAATATGGCTATTTCCAAAGAAGGACTTACAGGTAACTGGGGAGCTCAAATAGGAAAGGTTTTATTAAAGACATATGGTGATGATATAAAAATTAGAGCTAAAGCAGCAGCGGCTGCTGGTTCTGATGCACGTATGAGTGGCTGTGAATTGCCTGTGATAATTGTATCAGGAAGTGGAAATCAAGGTATGACAGCATCAATTCCAGTTATTGAGTATGCAAAAGAACTTAACACTAGTGATGAAAAATTATATCGTTCACTTATAGTATCAAATCTTATAACAATTCATCAAAAAACAGGAATAGGAAGACTTTCTGCATTTTGTGGGGCAGTTAGTGCAGGTTGTGGAGCAGGAGCAGGAATTGCATATTTAAATGGGGGTGATACAAAGATTGTGTCTCATACAATTGTAAATGCACTTGCAATAGTATCAGGAATTATATGTGATGGAGCTAAATCATCTTGTGCAGCAAAAATTGCAGCAGCAGTAGATGCAGGAATTCTTGGATATCACATGTATTTAAATGGTCAACAGTTTTATAGTGGTGATGGAATAGTGGCAAAAGATGCTGATAATACAATAGATAATGTAGGAAGAATGGCACGTGAGGGTATGAAAGAAACGGATAAAGAGATATTAAAAATAATGGTTGGACAATAA
- a CDS encoding MFS transporter has protein sequence MINKDYVLFKNRQFKDFCIYRLIFGISYSFMIPVIPLFFKSMGMETVTIGVVISLYGVSKTLTQIPFGIISDYIGDKLALKLTLFFMTFIPVGYVFADTNFTAGSLYVLQGAVLGMAAPATYSILARTLDSNKRGECTGLAAAVFTFGGGIGAAIAGFIVTKLNSYNMVFYISSFGIFIALLYVIFNVRKIKTVKERSKNNSENKIKKILHEINQNNLGYKIVILASSAFLGDYIYSCVVALFHFYGQEVLGVSTVYTSSIISIYLLVFGMGAPIAGYVSDRIGNRIQFFFSFALMDLTLLGLIITRSIPVFTITIIMYFLGATFLNAALQSSLSEFGANPRIKGFVFGVVGASESLGYAVGPLISAFIYNSNKNYFFLGLLLVSILVSSLYILFFNKAKI, from the coding sequence ATGATTAATAAAGATTATGTTCTTTTTAAGAATAGACAATTTAAAGACTTTTGTATATATCGATTAATTTTTGGAATAAGTTATAGCTTTATGATACCAGTAATACCATTATTTTTTAAATCTATGGGGATGGAGACTGTAACGATTGGTGTTGTGATATCACTTTATGGTGTAAGTAAGACACTTACACAAATACCATTTGGAATTATTTCTGACTATATAGGAGACAAATTAGCATTAAAGTTAACTTTATTTTTTATGACATTTATTCCAGTGGGTTATGTGTTTGCAGATACAAATTTTACTGCTGGAAGTTTATATGTGTTACAGGGAGCAGTACTTGGAATGGCAGCGCCTGCAACATATTCAATACTAGCCAGAACACTTGATTCAAATAAAAGAGGTGAATGTACTGGCCTTGCAGCAGCAGTTTTTACATTTGGAGGTGGAATAGGTGCAGCCATTGCAGGATTTATTGTAACTAAATTAAATAGCTACAACATGGTATTTTACATATCATCCTTTGGAATATTTATTGCTTTATTATATGTAATATTTAATGTACGAAAAATAAAAACTGTAAAAGAAAGAAGTAAAAATAATAGTGAGAACAAGATAAAAAAAATACTTCATGAAATAAACCAAAACAACTTGGGTTATAAAATTGTAATTTTAGCTTCTAGTGCATTTTTAGGAGATTATATATATTCATGTGTTGTTGCACTTTTTCATTTTTATGGACAGGAGGTTCTTGGTGTATCAACAGTTTACACATCTTCTATTATTTCAATTTATTTATTGGTTTTCGGGATGGGTGCACCAATAGCAGGTTATGTAAGCGATAGGATAGGTAACAGAATTCAGTTCTTTTTCTCTTTTGCATTAATGGATTTAACACTATTAGGCTTAATAATAACAAGAAGCATTCCTGTATTTACAATTACAATTATCATGTATTTTCTTGGAGCAACTTTTCTTAATGCAGCACTTCAGAGTTCACTTTCAGAATTTGGAGCTAATCCTAGAATAAAGGGATTTGTTTTTGGTGTTGTTGGAGCTTCCGAATCTTTAGGATATGCTGTTGGACCATTGATTTCAGCATTCATCTACAATAGTAATAAAAATTATTTCTTTCTTGGACTATTATTAGTATCTATTTTGGTTAGCAGCTTATATATACTTTTCTTTAATAAAGCAAAAATATAA
- a CDS encoding ABC transporter permease gives MEDTEIKELLQIYFERRDFFLELTLEHLKIAGMSILIATIIGGILGIIISEYRKTSTVILAVTNFLYTIPSISLLGFLIPFSGIGNTTAVIALTIYALLPMIRNTYTGIDNIDSSIIECAKGMGSTPFEILYKIKLPLATTVILAGFKNMVVMTIALTGIASFIGAGGLGVAIYRGITTNNTTMTIGGSLLIALLAVIADFIIGRIEKIIKRKWRLN, from the coding sequence ATGGAGGATACAGAAATTAAAGAATTGTTACAAATTTATTTTGAAAGAAGAGATTTTTTCTTGGAGTTAACATTAGAACATTTGAAAATTGCGGGAATGTCTATATTAATAGCTACAATTATAGGTGGAATATTAGGAATAATAATAAGTGAGTATAGAAAGACATCTACAGTTATTCTTGCTGTGACAAATTTTCTTTATACCATTCCATCTATATCTTTGCTTGGCTTTTTAATTCCATTTTCAGGTATTGGAAATACAACTGCAGTTATTGCTCTGACTATATATGCGTTACTTCCTATGATCAGAAATACATATACAGGCATAGATAATATAGATTCTTCAATTATTGAATGTGCTAAAGGTATGGGAAGTACTCCTTTTGAGATATTATATAAGATTAAGCTTCCACTAGCTACAACGGTAATTCTTGCAGGATTTAAAAATATGGTGGTAATGACAATTGCTCTTACAGGTATTGCTTCTTTTATTGGAGCTGGAGGTTTAGGTGTTGCAATTTATCGTGGAATAACAACAAATAATACAACAATGACAATTGGAGGAAGCCTTTTGATTGCATTACTAGCGGTAATTGCTGATTTTATTATTGGAAGGATTGAGAAAATTATAAAAAGAAAATGGAGGCTAAATTAA
- a CDS encoding glycine betaine ABC transporter substrate-binding protein, with product MKKKCRILSIIMSLVLIITLWGCTKKSETIKIATKPMTEQFILSEMLKLLIENYTELNVEITKGIGGGTSNIHPAIVKGDFDIYSEYTGTGWSFVLKEDGIPDDETLYRELKEKYESNYDLSWIGLYGFNNTYGLVIRKDFAEKYNIKTYSDLALYSKNLIFGAEYDFYEREDGFNALCAKYGLNFKQSVDLDIGLKYKAINSKEIDVMNVFTTDGQLADADVVMLEDDKNFYQTYYCGTIVRNDVLKKYPQLNEALIKMDNIISEKEMAELNNKVDLKGQDEKTVAEEFLKKKGLI from the coding sequence ATGAAAAAAAAGTGCAGAATTTTATCTATTATAATGTCTTTAGTATTAATCATTACATTATGGGGATGCACGAAAAAAAGTGAAACAATTAAGATTGCAACAAAGCCAATGACTGAACAGTTTATATTAAGTGAAATGTTAAAGTTACTTATTGAGAATTATACAGAGTTAAATGTTGAGATAACAAAGGGTATTGGAGGTGGTACAAGCAATATTCACCCAGCAATTGTTAAGGGGGATTTTGATATTTATTCTGAGTATACAGGTACTGGATGGAGCTTTGTTTTAAAGGAAGATGGAATTCCAGATGATGAAACATTGTATAGAGAATTAAAAGAAAAATATGAAAGTAATTATGATTTGAGTTGGATTGGACTATATGGTTTTAATAATACTTATGGATTGGTAATAAGAAAAGATTTTGCAGAAAAGTACAATATTAAGACATACTCAGATCTTGCATTGTATTCTAAAAATTTAATTTTTGGTGCAGAATATGATTTTTATGAAAGGGAAGATGGATTTAATGCTTTATGTGCAAAATATGGATTAAATTTCAAACAATCAGTTGATTTAGACATAGGGTTAAAGTATAAAGCAATAAATTCTAAGGAAATAGATGTAATGAATGTATTTACAACAGATGGACAGCTTGCAGATGCAGATGTTGTTATGCTTGAGGATGATAAGAATTTCTATCAAACATATTACTGTGGAACAATTGTACGTAATGATGTTTTAAAAAAGTATCCACAGCTTAATGAAGCTTTAATAAAAATGGATAATATAATATCTGAAAAGGAAATGGCCGAATTAAATAATAAAGTGGATTTAAAGGGGCAGGATGAAAAAACAGTAGCAGAAGAGTTTTTAAAGAAGAAGGGATTAATATAA